The genomic DNA TAAGTAGTAGATTATTTAAAAAGAGTAGTAAAATAGAATATCAATCAAAAATTCCTAAATTAGCCTATTCTTGATAAGGAGTGAAAAATAGATTTTATGAGCGAAAACCAAAATCAAAGCCAAGACTTAATTAGTGCATTGGTGAAATCTCTCCAAAATGACAATTTTGAAGAAGACGAAGAAGAAATTGCTACAGAAAAGGAAATTTATGGAGCAGAATATATAACCCAACTACAAACAGCTTGTCAAAGTTTCCTCAAAAAAGAGACTTTTCAAGTTGGACAATTAGTTAAATGGAAAGCAAACCTGAAAAATCGCAAATTTCCATATCAACATCAACCAGCTATTGTTGTCGAAATACTCGATCAACCTATTATCAGTGATGATGAATCTGGTAGTCCCTATTTTCGAGAAAACCTCGATATCATTTTAGGAATTTTGGCCGATGACAATACATTCCTAACCTTTCACTACGATAGTCGAAGATTTGAGGCTTACTAAATCACAATCTATTAATCTAATTTACTATCAAATAAAATTATCAATTATATAATATGTTTTTATAAATTTTGCGCTTATTTACATTTGATCGCGATTAAATTTTTATTTTATGCAACCAATTGTCAGGGAATCTCTACGGGGATCGCTAAGTATTAATTAAACCTTATCTCACTACAGCACCGCATATATAATATAACCTTGTAAACAAGTGTTAAGAAATTCTTATTAAAAAATATTGCAATCCCTTGATTTCATTGCTAACGTGTGTATTGTCAACGTACTGGTAAAAGCTCGGATCAAAGAGAGGAAAAACCGATGCACTATATATGCCTTGCCAGTCAATAGTGATGACAAACCTTTTGTAGTAACGAGAAATTTCTACTTGATCAGCAATGGAGGGGTATTGCAAATAAGTCATAGAAAAATCTCGTGTAAATAGAATTACCATTCATCGTCTGACCTGGAGATAGTCAAAAAAAGACAGGAAAGGCGGAAAATTTGGAGGTGAAAACCGATGAAGATTCAAGGTAAAGTTGCTCTGATCACAGGTGCTTCCCGTGGAATTGGGAGAGCGATCGCACTAGAATTAGCCCAGCAAGGAATGAAGAGATTAATATTAGTAGCACGCGATCGCCAAAAATTAGCCCAAGTAGCCCAAGAAATAGAACAACTGGGAACAGAAACCACCATCATCACCCTAGACCTCACCCAACCAGTCAGCGTCAATATTGCGATCGCCCAACTGTGGCGCAACTATGGACCGATTCATTTACTCATCAACTGTGCCGGAGTTGCACACCAAAACTCATTTCTGCAAACCAAACTACCCCAAGTCCAAGAAGAACTTTCCGTCAATTTATTGGGGATGTACACCCTCACCAACCTGATCGCGCGACGCATGGCCAGCCAAAAACAGGGAACTATCGTCAACGTTTCCAGCCTGATGGGAAAAGTCGCAGCGCCAACAATGTCCACCTACTCAGCTACCAAATTTGCAATTTTAGGATTTACCCAAGCTTTACGCAGGGAACTAGCAGAACACAACATCCGCGTTGTTGCCCTACTTCCTACCCTGACAGACACAGACATGGTGCGAGACATTAAACTATTTCGTGGAGTCACCCCCATGACACCCGAACAAGTAGCTAAAGCACTAATCACAGGACTGGAAAAAGACAAATCAGAAATCCTAGTGGGTTGGCAATCTCATCTAGCCGTCTGGTGTCAAAACCTTGCCCCTTGGTTACTAGAAATTATCTTACAACTAGCCGCACCACAAAAACAACAAAAACCCGCATATTTTAGGAGTTAGGGAATAGGGAGAGGGGGTGAGGGGGAGAAAAATTAGTTCTTTATTCTTCTGAATTCTTCTGACTCCCTCAACTCCTCGATCTCCTGATACTGGAAATCTTCTTTAATATCCATCTATTTTGCCCCAGAAACACATAAACTAGCGGTTGGTTCAGGACTTGAAAAGTCTTCAACCTCCCTGAAACACGATAGAGATAGAAGGAGTAAGCCAGAATGACGAAATACCTAGATACAGCTATTGAAGCTATTGTAGCCCGCGAAATCCTCGACTCAAGGGGTAGACCCACCCTAGAAGCAGAAGTGCATCTAGCTGGGGGTGCAATGGGATTAGCGCAAGTTCCCAGCGGTGCTTCCACAGGTACATTTGAAGCTCATGAACTGCGAGATGGCGATAAAAGCCGTTACGGTGGTAAAGGAGTTCTCACAGCGGTAAAAAATGCCAATGAAATATTAGCACCAAAATTAATTGGGTTAGATGCCCTCAACCAAGAATTATTAGACCGGACAATGATTGCTACAGATGGTTCACCGAACAAAGCTAATTTAGGTGCAAACGCCATCTTGGGAATCTCCCTCGCAGCAGCTAAAGCAGGTGCAGCAGTTTTAGATATTCCTCTGTATCGCTATTTAGGTGATCCTTTAGCAAATCTGCTGCCTGTACCGTTGATGAATGTCATTAACGGTGGAGCGCACGCTGCTAATAACGTTGACTTCCAAGAATTTATGATTGTCCCCGTCGGTGCGCCTTCTTTTAAAGAAGCTTTGCGTTGGGGTGCGGAAGTATTTGCAACTCTCAGCAAGGTTCTAGATGATAAAGGTTTGCTAACTGGTGTGGGTGATGAAGGTGGTTTTGCACCTAACCTAGAATCTAACCAAGTGGCTTTAGAATTGCTGGTAGCTGCTATTAAACAAGCAGGTTACAAACCCGGTGAACAGGTAGCTTTAGCTTTAGATGTAGCAGCCAGTGAATTTTACAAAAACGGGCAATATGTCTATGATGGTCAACCCCATAGCCCTGTTGAGTTTATTGATTATTTAGGTCAGTTGGTGGATCAATATCCTATTGTTTCCATTGAAGATGGTTTACATGAAGAAGACTGGCAAAGTTGGCAATTACTGACTGAGAAAATTGGTTCTAAGGTGCAGTTAGTAGGTGATGATTTATTTGTAACTAATGCCACCCGCTTACAAAAAGGGATCGAACAAAAAGCTGGCAATTCGATTTTGATTAAGTTAAATCAAATTGGTTCTTTAACTGAAACTTTGGAAACCATTGATTTAGCGACTCGTAATGGTTTCCGTTCAGTTATTAGCCATCGTTCCGGTGAAACTGAAGATACAACAATTGCTGATTTAGCTGTAGCAACTCGCGCTGGACAAATCAAAACCGGTTCTCTGTGTCGTAGTGAACGGGTTGCTAAATACAATCGCTTATTGAGAATTGAAGATGAATTAGGCGATCGCGCCGTTTATGCCGGTACTGTTGGTTTAGGTCCTAAGTAGAAACAGGTGACAGGTGACAGGTGACTGGGGATTGGTGATTGAAACACATTTTTTCTATTACCCATGCCCAATGCCCCATGCCCCATGCCCAATTTATGGATAAAACCCAACTTTGGGTAAACCTAAACTTTCATCCCAACCCATCATGATGTTCATACATTGTATGGCTTGTCCCGCTTGACCTTTAATCAGGTTATCAATGGCTGACATGACAATAACTCTTCCTGTTCTGGGATCAACTTCTATACCTATATAGCAGGAGTTGCTTCCACAAGCCCATTTTGTTTGGGGATATGTGCCACTATTACAGATTTTTACCCAAGGGGAATTACGGTAAAATGCTGTATAAATTGTAATCAAGTCATCACGCACTAAACCGGGATCTCTGAGGGTAGCGTAAACGGTGGCTAATATTCCCCTTACCATTGGGATCAAATGGGGTGTAAATTGGACTTTCACCTCATGTCCGGCTAAATCACTGCAAATTTGCTCGATTTCTGGGGTGTGGCGGTGACGGGCGACGTTATAAGCACCCAGAGAGTTATCTGCTTCTGCTAACAACAGGTTAATTTTTCCTTGTCTACCACCACCAGATGTACCAGATTTAGCATCAATGATGGCTGTTTCTGGGATAATTAATCCTTGTTTTAAAAGGGGAGATAGTGCTAGTAAGCTGGCTGTGGGATAACAACCAGGACAACCGATCAAATTTGATTCGGCAATGCGATCGCGGTATAGTTCTGGTAAACCATAAACTGCTGTTTCGGCAACGCTTTGATCCTTCCTTTCTGTACCATACCAAGTTGTGTAAGTTTTTAAGTCACTGAAACGATAATCAGCACTCAAATCTAATACTTTACAGCCTTTTTCTATAAGTTTAGGAGCAATATCACAGGCTAAACCGTTGGGTAAAGATAGAAATACTATTTCACATCTACTAGCGATGAGTTCTGAATCTACCGCTTCAATTTTTAAGTTAACTATATTCCCCAAATGGGGATAGAGATCAGCGAATGTTTTACCAGCGCTGCTTTCACCACCTAAATATACTACTTCAATTTCTGGATGATCCATCAGGAGTCTGACTAGTTGCACTCCGCCATAACCTGACGCGCCAACTATTCCGACTGGTACGCGTCTTAAATTACCCATGTTCTCAAATCCTTATCCGCTTTTGTTAATTTACTTTCAGCTATCAACAATCAAGCTTTTAGCTCATCGGTGACAACATATTATTATTGAACTTTCGCTGCATTGTATAGCAAAGATGGTCTTTTAACTTAAATATCCTCAATTGTCATTGGGCATTGGGGAAATATATTTACCAAAAATCACACTTATAGTGTGTAGAAAATCAACTCCTGTAAAGATTATGTTTTCTATGTGACAGAAAATAATCAACTGCGAAAATTTGGTGAACACATTCGCACCATCAGAAAAGCTCAAGGTCTTTCACAAGAACAGTTAGCAGAACTATCTGGACTACATCGCAACTACATCGGTGGTGTGGAACGTGGTGAAAGAAACTTAGCTTTATTAAACATTATTCGTATTGCTCACGCCTTGGGAATGTCACCCAGTGAGTTATTAAAAGGTTTAGATTAAAAAATGGTATCTCCTTATTTTGGTATTCCTGTTGAAAAGTGGGCAGATAAAACCAAAGAACTTATAGAACAACATCCGTTAGATGTTAATGAAATATATGAAATTGTCATTAGCGTATGGGAGGAAATATTTGCATCTAGTATTACCAGTCGCGGATATAAAATAGGAAAAGATATATTTCCAAGTCCACAAATTATTGGTTATTTACTACATGAATTAATTCCCTTAGAGTTATCTAGTAGATATCCTCAACTATGGCGACGTGAAGAGAACGCCAAAGAAAAAGATTTAGTTTATAAGTACCTGGGCAAAATTAATTGCACATTTAGGAAAACAATAGAAATCTCTGTATCTCTTGTCTGTCACCTGTCACCTGTCACCTGTCACCTTCCCTAAATATGAAATTTATTTTGCACGACTACTTATACCAGATCCTATCTAGTTCAATTATTACGAATTACAAATAATTTATTCTTGCCAATGCTTTGGCTGGCCTAATGACTTGGAAACATGGACTATACCTTTAACAGTGCCAATAACTCCTGGTGTTAATTCACAAACCATCCAAGCATCTGCGTGTTCTTCAGGGATGGGATAAAGAGCTTCAAAGCCAAGAATACCTGCGGTTTTAAACCCATGCTTTGGGTAGTAACTGGGATGACCTAACACGAAAACTAAATCTACCCCAGATTTTTTTAACTGTTTTAACCCCTCTTGAATCATTCGGCTACCGATACTTTGACTTTGAAGAGCGGTGCAAATTGCCAATGGCGCAAGTATTTGAATTGTTACCTGATCATTTTCAGGCTCAAGGTAAGCTTTTGTAAATAGAATGTGACCAATCACCTGTCCATCTATTTCAGCTACTAAAGATAGAACAGGCTTTGCTGTTTCGTCATCAAGTAACTGGTTGACAAGTTCCGCTATTTCATCACCTTTATCTTTGCCAAAGGCATCTATATAAACATTAGTAATTTTAGGTCGGTCAGATTCTGTAGAATGCCTGATGTTCAAGATTAACTCCTGTTAAGGTTACTCACTTACTGGATAGGCAACGATCAGTTTATTGATTTGAGAGTAGCAGAATCTTTAGTTCCGATAAACAGGCTACAATTTAAAATAAGAAATTGTTAAAAAAATTTACGTTTGTAGCTGGAAATTCTCTGTGTCACAGCCTAATAATAACCAAACCTTTAAATTTGATTCGATTGATGCCGCTTTAGCTGACCTGAAAGCGGGTCGTTCCATCGTGGTAGTAGATGACGAAAACCGCGAAAATGAAGGGGATTTAATTTGTGCCGCCCAATTTGCCACCCCGGACATGATTAATTTTATGGCGGTGGAAGCTAGGGGGTTGATTTGTTTAGCCATGACTGGCGATCGCCTAGATGAATTAGACTTACCATTAATGGTGAGTAATATTACAGATACCAACCAAACCGCTTTTACTGTCAGCATTGATGCTGGGCCTAATCTAGGAGTAACCACAGGTATCTCAGCAGAAGATCGCTCTCGTACTATTCAGGTAGCTCTTAATCAAGTCACAAAACCAGAAGATTTGCGTCGTCCTGGACATATTTTCCCCATTCGGGCTAAAGCTGGTGGTGTTTTAAAACGAGCCGGACATACAGAAGCTGCGGTAGATTTAGCCAGATTAGCCGGACTATACCCTGCTGGTGTGATTTGTGAAATTCAAAATCCCGATGGTTCAATGGCCAGATTACAGCAGTTAGTTGAATATGCCAAAGTCCATAACCTGAAAATTATCAGCATTGCAGATTTAATTAGTTATCGTCTGCAAAATGATCGCCTGGTCTATCGAGAAATTGTGACTAAACTACCGAGTGAATTTGGTCAATTTGATATTTATGGCTACCGTCACACCTTAGACAACTCAGATCATGTTGCCATTGTCAAGGGTGATCCAGCTAAATTCGGTGATGAACCTGTGATGGTGCGGATGCACTCAGAATGTTTAACTGGCGATGCTTTGGGATCTTTGCGTTGTGATTGTCGAATGCAATTAAAAGCAGCATTAAAAATGATTGAAAATGCTGGTCAAGGTGTCGTTGTTTACCTGCGTCAAGAAGGAAGAGGAATCGGTTTGATTAACAAGCTCAAAGCCTATTCTCTGCAAGATATGGGATTGGATACAGTAGAAGCAAATGAACGTTTAGGTTTTCCGGCTGATTTGCGTGATTATGGCATGGGGGCGCAAATTCTCATGGATTTGGGTGTTAAAAAAATACGTCTGATTACCAATAATCCTCGTAAAATTGCTGGGGTAAAGGGCTATGGTTTAGAAGTTGTAGATCGTGTTCCTTTGTTGATAGAAGCTAATGATTTCAACTCTTATTACCTAGCTACTAAAGCCAAGAAGTTAGGGCATATGTTGTTACAAACTTATCTGGTGACAGTAGCATTAGACTGGGAAGATGAACCAGAGTCAGTGACAAAACGTTATGAACGTTTAGAGAAAATAAGATACTTAGCAAAAACTAATCATTTACTATTACAGGAAGAAGCTAGACCATTAGGAACTGCTTTATTTGACAAACCATCTTTAACCGTACATTTAGGTTTTGATCAAGCTAATGTTGCTGATGCTAATTGGTATCAACAAAAAGGTCATCCTTACCTGCAAGCTATTGGGCAAATTTTGGATAATTTACTAGATTTACCTTATGTGCATAAATTGGAATTTCTAGTTTCGTCGGGTAATGATCCTCTGAGTAATTTACAAGTACAATTAGATCGCCAATCATTTACTGCTGATGTGTTACCTTCATCATTAGGCGATCGCTTGCAGACACAGCAGATTTATAGTTTTAATAAGTAAAATTTGTTGTATTCTCAAAATAGCTCTGGTTTCATTCCTAGAGCTATTTATTTTTATTTTATTTTATTTTATTTATTTTTTCTGTATGCTGAAGTCAAACTACAAATAATATCATGTCATATATAATGCTTATCCTTTTAAAAATGAGGCGTTGCAAAATCATGGAATAATTTAGTTCCATTTGAACAACTTTTCAAAGAGTTCGATTACCAAACAATGCCATATTTATGTAACGCCCAAAATTTCCAACCCATATACTTTGCCTTAATTCAAAGTTATTACTTCTAAATTTTCTTAAATTTTAAGAAGCAGATCAGCAAAATTTGAATTGTTTAGCGTTGGAGTTGAATATAGTTACTTATCTGTAGATTATTAATAAGGGCTTTTCTCCGGATATAGGAGCCTAACACGCTTTTGCTGTAATACTAATTCTTCTTCGTGTAGTTGCTCTAACTGCTCTACTATCTCTTCTTTTACCCCTATAATAGAAGCCAGTTGTCGAATTTTTTTCTTTTCCTGTTCATGAAGTTCTCCATCAGCAGCAGAAGCTCTAATTGCTGTGAGAAGTAAATCTCTTTGTGCGATAGATACTTGAGGAGAGCGAGCAATTACCTCTTTTATATCTTCATCTGCTTCGTATGCTTTTAGCTCTTCAATTACCCAGTCTGCTACTCCCCAGGATGCACAGAATCCAATAGCCCAATCTTTTTCTTTGCTTGAGAGAACTCCATCTCCTTTAGCGCAACATAAAACTGATTTCATATAAATGCAACAATCCTCATCTGTAGGGATCTCGCTAAATCCAAAAAACCAATTAAATATCCAAGATTGACCAAGTTTTTTGATGTCTGACATGAATTTTCCTTCTATTTACTAACTTTTGTTTGTTGATTCCCGGGTTGCAACACGATGGAATAATATCATTACTAAAGCAAAAACACAAGAACAGTTTAGATATTTAAGATAATTAACAAAAAATATCTTAACCTATAAAAATTTACTAGCAAAAATCCCGATATGAAACATATATTAAGCAATTATTCAAAATAATTATCCAGATATCAAGTCTACTCAAATTTTGCACTATTCCGTACAAAACCAGATAATCTCAAAAGATGCGCCATCAGACTACCTTATTTTTAAAAGACCAATTACCAATTACCAACTATGAATTACTAAAACTTTTCACCTCCCTAAAACTATGTAACTTATTAAAAAACCTCTCAAAATCAAAACTCAAAGGATCAACCTTACCATTAGCCACATCCACAGCCTGATGGGTAGTAATTCTATCATCAGGAACTTGACTTTGAGCTATTAACCAAGCCAAAGAATTATATTGTTCTTCCGTATAACCG from Okeanomitos corallinicola TIOX110 includes the following:
- a CDS encoding helix-turn-helix transcriptional regulator; this encodes MTENNQLRKFGEHIRTIRKAQGLSQEQLAELSGLHRNYIGGVERGERNLALLNIIRIAHALGMSPSELLKGLD
- a CDS encoding ScaI family restriction endonuclease; protein product: MVSPYFGIPVEKWADKTKELIEQHPLDVNEIYEIVISVWEEIFASSITSRGYKIGKDIFPSPQIIGYLLHELIPLELSSRYPQLWRREENAKEKDLVYKYLGKINCTFRKTIEISVSLVCHLSPVTCHLP
- a CDS encoding SDR family oxidoreductase, yielding MKIQGKVALITGASRGIGRAIALELAQQGMKRLILVARDRQKLAQVAQEIEQLGTETTIITLDLTQPVSVNIAIAQLWRNYGPIHLLINCAGVAHQNSFLQTKLPQVQEELSVNLLGMYTLTNLIARRMASQKQGTIVNVSSLMGKVAAPTMSTYSATKFAILGFTQALRRELAEHNIRVVALLPTLTDTDMVRDIKLFRGVTPMTPEQVAKALITGLEKDKSEILVGWQSHLAVWCQNLAPWLLEIILQLAAPQKQQKPAYFRS
- the argC gene encoding N-acetyl-gamma-glutamyl-phosphate reductase, which translates into the protein MGNLRRVPVGIVGASGYGGVQLVRLLMDHPEIEVVYLGGESSAGKTFADLYPHLGNIVNLKIEAVDSELIASRCEIVFLSLPNGLACDIAPKLIEKGCKVLDLSADYRFSDLKTYTTWYGTERKDQSVAETAVYGLPELYRDRIAESNLIGCPGCYPTASLLALSPLLKQGLIIPETAIIDAKSGTSGGGRQGKINLLLAEADNSLGAYNVARHRHTPEIEQICSDLAGHEVKVQFTPHLIPMVRGILATVYATLRDPGLVRDDLITIYTAFYRNSPWVKICNSGTYPQTKWACGSNSCYIGIEVDPRTGRVIVMSAIDNLIKGQAGQAIQCMNIMMGWDESLGLPKVGFYP
- a CDS encoding N-acetyltransferase, yielding MNIRHSTESDRPKITNVYIDAFGKDKGDEIAELVNQLLDDETAKPVLSLVAEIDGQVIGHILFTKAYLEPENDQVTIQILAPLAICTALQSQSIGSRMIQEGLKQLKKSGVDLVFVLGHPSYYPKHGFKTAGILGFEALYPIPEEHADAWMVCELTPGVIGTVKGIVHVSKSLGQPKHWQE
- a CDS encoding TerB family tellurite resistance protein, with product MSDIKKLGQSWIFNWFFGFSEIPTDEDCCIYMKSVLCCAKGDGVLSSKEKDWAIGFCASWGVADWVIEELKAYEADEDIKEVIARSPQVSIAQRDLLLTAIRASAADGELHEQEKKKIRQLASIIGVKEEIVEQLEQLHEEELVLQQKRVRLLYPEKSPY
- the ribBA gene encoding bifunctional 3,4-dihydroxy-2-butanone-4-phosphate synthase/GTP cyclohydrolase II, with protein sequence MSQPNNNQTFKFDSIDAALADLKAGRSIVVVDDENRENEGDLICAAQFATPDMINFMAVEARGLICLAMTGDRLDELDLPLMVSNITDTNQTAFTVSIDAGPNLGVTTGISAEDRSRTIQVALNQVTKPEDLRRPGHIFPIRAKAGGVLKRAGHTEAAVDLARLAGLYPAGVICEIQNPDGSMARLQQLVEYAKVHNLKIISIADLISYRLQNDRLVYREIVTKLPSEFGQFDIYGYRHTLDNSDHVAIVKGDPAKFGDEPVMVRMHSECLTGDALGSLRCDCRMQLKAALKMIENAGQGVVVYLRQEGRGIGLINKLKAYSLQDMGLDTVEANERLGFPADLRDYGMGAQILMDLGVKKIRLITNNPRKIAGVKGYGLEVVDRVPLLIEANDFNSYYLATKAKKLGHMLLQTYLVTVALDWEDEPESVTKRYERLEKIRYLAKTNHLLLQEEARPLGTALFDKPSLTVHLGFDQANVADANWYQQKGHPYLQAIGQILDNLLDLPYVHKLEFLVSSGNDPLSNLQVQLDRQSFTADVLPSSLGDRLQTQQIYSFNK
- the eno gene encoding phosphopyruvate hydratase; amino-acid sequence: MTKYLDTAIEAIVAREILDSRGRPTLEAEVHLAGGAMGLAQVPSGASTGTFEAHELRDGDKSRYGGKGVLTAVKNANEILAPKLIGLDALNQELLDRTMIATDGSPNKANLGANAILGISLAAAKAGAAVLDIPLYRYLGDPLANLLPVPLMNVINGGAHAANNVDFQEFMIVPVGAPSFKEALRWGAEVFATLSKVLDDKGLLTGVGDEGGFAPNLESNQVALELLVAAIKQAGYKPGEQVALALDVAASEFYKNGQYVYDGQPHSPVEFIDYLGQLVDQYPIVSIEDGLHEEDWQSWQLLTEKIGSKVQLVGDDLFVTNATRLQKGIEQKAGNSILIKLNQIGSLTETLETIDLATRNGFRSVISHRSGETEDTTIADLAVATRAGQIKTGSLCRSERVAKYNRLLRIEDELGDRAVYAGTVGLGPK